The sequence TTTCAAGAAAACGGGACGACCTTGATAGACTATTCAGCTCTCCGATTTCAACTTAATCGCATCCCTGAACTTGACACTTGACAGGGTATAAATAACAATGGCGGCCCAGATGAAGCTGAAACTGATCAGATGTATGGCGGTAAACGGTTCGTGAAACACAAAGATTCCCAAGAGCAGACTGATAGTCGGAGATAGATATTGAATAAATGCGAGCATCGAAAAGGGAATTCGCTTGGCTCCCTGGGCAAACCAGATCAGGGGCAAGGTCGTGGCAATTCCCGATAACAGGAGATAGACCGTGACTTCTGCGGAGGAATGCCCCAATGCCCCGATTCCCTTGGTTTGCAGGAGCATCAAATAGATCAGAGCAGCTGGCGTACTCATGGCAGTCTCGAAAGCAAGCCCTACCATCGCGTCCACCGGGGCCATTTTTTTTACAAGCCCGTAAATGGCAAAGCTTATGGCCAGCAAAAGGGCAATCCAGGGTACCTTTCCGTACTCGACGGCCAGAA is a genomic window of Effusibacillus lacus containing:
- the rarD gene encoding EamA family transporter RarD translates to MNNELLKGIWFAVGAYLLWGVLPLFWKLLQMIPSDEILSHRIVWSFVFVMLIVAVSGRSNEFKSLFVHRKVLLALLLASVLISGNWFIYIWAVNHDYVIEASLGYYINPLLNVALGMIVLKERLTLPQWVAILLAATGVAILAVEYGKVPWIALLLAISFAIYGLVKKMAPVDAMVGLAFETAMSTPAALIYLMLLQTKGIGALGHSSAEVTVYLLLSGIATTLPLIWFAQGAKRIPFSMLAFIQYLSPTISLLLGIFVFHEPFTAIHLISFSFIWAAIVIYTLSSVKFRDAIKLKSES